CGATCCTTCCAATACATATATTGATGCAGATGTTTCAATTGGACAGGACACAATTATTTATCCTGGAACACTTTTAAAAGGTAATACCGTTATTGGTGAGGATTGTCATATTGGTCCTAACACGGAAATTACTGACTGCCATGTAGGTAATGCAACCGTGATTCGCCAATCTGTTGCTTTAAAAAGTACGATTGGCTCCCATGTAAATATTGGACCATTTGCTCATATTCGTCCAGAATCTTCTATCCATGACAAGGTGAAAATTGGAAACTTTGTTGAAATTAAAAAGGCAGTTTTAGACGATGGAAGCAAAGCTTCTCATTTAAGCTATATTGGTGACGCCGAAGTTGGCAAAAATGTTAATATTGGATGCGGAACAATTACGGTGAATTATGATGGTAAAAATAAATTTTTAACCAAAATAGAAGATGATGCATTTATCGGCTGTAACTCAAACCTCATAGCTCCAGTTACAATTGGAAAAGGTTCATATGTTGCTGCTGGATCAACGATTACGGAAAATGTCCCTGGTGATGCATTATCCATCGCCCGTGCACGTCAAGTAAATAAGGAAAATTACGTTCAAAAGCTTAATCAGAAGAAATAAGTGACTATTGGAGGACCATCATGTCAAATCAATACTTAGATCCAAATTTAAAGGTTTTTAGCTTGAATTCTAATCTTCCCCTTGCAATGGAAATAGCAAATGTAATCGGTGTGGAATTAGGAAAAAATACTGTCACAAGATTTAGTGATGGTGAGATCCAAATTAACATTGAAGAAAGCATCCGCGGCTGTGATGTGTACGTAATCCAATCCACTAGTTCTCCTGTAAATGAGCATATTATGGAATTGCTAATTATGATTGATGCGTTAAAGCGCGCTTCAGCAAAAACAATTAATATAGTAATGCCGTATTATGGATATGCTCGACAGGATCGAAAGGCACGTGCTCGTGAGCCAATTACAGCGAAATTGGTTGCGGATTTACTTGAAACAGCTGGCGCTACTCGTGTTATCACTCTGGACCTTCATGCTCCCCAAATTCAAGGGTTCTTTGATATTCCAATTGATCATTTAATGGGTGTTCCAATTTTAGCTGACTATTTTAAAAACAAAGCATTAAAGGGTGACATTGTTATTGTTTCTCCAGACCATGGAGGGGTAACAAGGGCTAGAAAAATGGCAGAGCGCTTAAAGGCTCCGATTGCGATTATTGACAAACGTCGTCCAAGACCAAATGTAGC
The Neobacillus sp. PS3-40 genome window above contains:
- a CDS encoding ribose-phosphate diphosphokinase produces the protein MSNQYLDPNLKVFSLNSNLPLAMEIANVIGVELGKNTVTRFSDGEIQINIEESIRGCDVYVIQSTSSPVNEHIMELLIMIDALKRASAKTINIVMPYYGYARQDRKARAREPITAKLVADLLETAGATRVITLDLHAPQIQGFFDIPIDHLMGVPILADYFKNKALKGDIVIVSPDHGGVTRARKMAERLKAPIAIIDKRRPRPNVAEVMNIVGNIEGKVAILIDDIIDTAGTITLAANALVENGAAEVYACCTHPVLSGPAIERIDNSKIKELVITNSICLPEEKRSEKIVHLSVAPLIGEAIIRVHEEQSVSTLFD